One Myxococcaceae bacterium JPH2 genomic window, ACGCGGGCGGGCAGTTCTCCATCGCGCACAACGGCAACCTGGTGAACGCGCGCGAGCTGAAGGACGCGCTCGAGGCCGACGGCGCCATCTTCCAGTCGGACGCGGACACGGAGGTGGTCATGCACCTCCTCGCCCGCTCCAAGCAGCCGACCTTCGAGGCGAAGCTCGTGGAGGCCCTCAAGAAGGTGGAGGGCGCCTACAGCATCCTGCTGCTCACCGAGAGCAAGCTCATCGCCGCGCGCGACCCCTACGGCTTCCGGCCGCTGGTGCTGGGCAAGATGAAGGAAGGCGCCTTCGTGGTGGCCAGCGAGACGACCGCGCTGGACCTCATCGAGGCCGAGCTGGTGCGCGAGCTGGAGCCCGGCGAGCTGCTCGTCATCGAGAACGGCGTCATGCGCACCAGCCAGCCGTTCGCGCGAGCGCCACGCCAGGCCCGCTGCATCTTCGAGCAGGTCTACTTCGCCAAGCCGGACTCCGTGCTCTTCGGCAAGAGCGTCTACGAGACGCGCAAGCGCCTGGGCATGCAGTTGGCCCGCGAGCAGCCCGCCCCCAGCGCGGACCTGGTCATCGCGGTGCCGGACTCGGGCGTGCCGGCCGCCATCGGCTTCTCCCAGATGAGCGGCATCCCCTACGACGTGGGCCTCATCCGCAGCCACTACGTGGGCCGCACCTTCATCGAGCCGCAGCAGTCCATCCGTCACTTCGGCGTGAAGCTGAAGCTGTCCGCCGTGCGCAGCGTGCTCAAGGGCAAGCGCGTGGTGGTGGTGGATGACTCCATCGTGCGCGGCACCACCAGCCGGAAGATCGTCAAGATGCTCAAGGCCGCCGGCGCCGTGGAGGTGCATCTGCGCATCTCGTCGCCGCCCACGCAGTGGCCCTGCTACTACGGCATCGACACGCCCAGCCGGCAGGAGCTCATCGCCTCCAGCCACACCACCGAGGAGATCGCCCGCTACGTGACGGCGGACTCGCTGGGCTACCTCTCGCT contains:
- a CDS encoding amidophosphoribosyltransferase; translated protein: MCGIFGIVGHAEASNLTYLGLHALQHRGQESAGIVASDGHTLRAHRQMGLVADIFTAPVLAGLPGQAAIGHTRYSTAGGSRLENAQPLFVTYAGGQFSIAHNGNLVNARELKDALEADGAIFQSDADTEVVMHLLARSKQPTFEAKLVEALKKVEGAYSILLLTESKLIAARDPYGFRPLVLGKMKEGAFVVASETTALDLIEAELVRELEPGELLVIENGVMRTSQPFARAPRQARCIFEQVYFAKPDSVLFGKSVYETRKRLGMQLAREQPAPSADLVIAVPDSGVPAAIGFSQMSGIPYDVGLIRSHYVGRTFIEPQQSIRHFGVKLKLSAVRSVLKGKRVVVVDDSIVRGTTSRKIVKMLKAAGAVEVHLRISSPPTQWPCYYGIDTPSRQELIASSHTTEEIARYVTADSLGYLSLEGLGTAVDDPTGSTFCTACFSGQYLTGGFTADDKLSA